The DNA window ATGCACACGCTCTTGCCCGATATGCAGCACTATGTCAGGAGGTGGGTCTCGTCCCGGTCGTCGAACCGGAGGTCCTCATGGAGGGATCTCACACTTTAGAAGTCTGCTCAGAAGTCACCGAAAGAGTCTTGCGCGCGGTCTTCAGAGAGCTTTACTCGCAGCGCGTAAAGCTTGAGGGCATGATACTCAAGCCAAACATGGTTCTGCCCGGATTGTCTTGCGCACACCAGGAGTCAGTTGAGGAGATAGCCGATGCGACTGTAGCCTGCCTGCTGCGATCAGTTCCAGCAGCAGTTCCAGGAATCGCCTTCCTTTCTGGCGGTCAAACCGGAGAGCTCGCTTGCGCCCGGCTTAGTGCGATCAACATCCGATACAAGTCGCGACTTCCCTGGCAAGTATCGTTCTCGTTCGGCAGGGCGATTCAAGAACCGGCTCTTAGTATCTGGAATGGCAAACCCAGAAACGTCTTGGATGCACAGGAATCTCTCTACCATCGCGCAAAGTGTGCACGGGCCGCTCACCTCGGAAGCTACAGCCTGACAGTGGAAGCGAATCATGAACAGAGCGATGCGCTGCACGCGACAGGCATCTACGCGAGCGCAAAATGAATACTCCCACTCGTCAGAAATTCGTCGTCGGAAATTGGAAGATGCACTCGACAACGTTAGAGGCGGAACAGTTAGTAAATGGAGTGATCCATGGCCTTAGCGTCAACAACTACGTCACAGTCATCCTTTGCCCGCCATTCCCTTATCTCGCGCTGGTCAGAGACCTGCTGAAGGGCACCCAGATCGCGCTAGGAGCACAAAACATGTATCCCGAGGCCGAGGGGGCGTTCACTGGCGAGGTCAGCCCGACGATGCTGCTCGATCTCGGCCGCGAATACGTCATCCTCGGACACAGTGAGCGCCGGCACAAACTGGGCGAATCCGATTCGTTCATCAATCAGAAGGTAGAGTGTGCGTTGGCTGCCGGACTGAATGCGATCCTCTGTGTGGGTGAGACGCTGGAGCAGCGTAAAGCGAATCAGACCGAAGCGATCCTCGACCGTCAACTGACGCAGGGGTTGGCGAACGTTCCACCGGAGTTTCTATCGCAACTGAGCATCGCCTACGAACCGGTGTGGGCAATAGGCAATGCCTTGCACCATGAGAGTCCACAACAGGCGCACGATGCGCTCTCGCTGACTCGCAAGAAGTTAAGTCGGATATGCGGAGAGATTCGCGCCCAGCAGATGACTCTCCAATACGGTGGCAGCGTCAAACCGCACAATGCGGCTGCTTTTCTAGGCCAGCCAGGCCTCGACGGCGTGCTCATCGGCGGTGCCAGCCTGAAGGCCGATCAGTTTGTCGCCATCGCAAAAGCCGCTATGGGCGCAATGAAAGCAGAGGTACAACCTTCTTAGAAGAAGCGTGAACTCTTCCCGAAGAGGATGCATCGCACCAGTTCTGCGAAGCGGCAACGTTCACCGAGTCCTGGCATCCCGAGTCAGTTTGGTGCGCCGTTCCTCATATTCTTCACTGGTGATCTCTCCCGCAGCGTATCTCTGCTGAAGTAGCTGGAGCGGCGACTGCAACTGTCTGTAAGCGACCCGCCGCATCGGCGTAAAAAAGGAGAAGTACGAGATCCAGATCAGAATCCAGAAAAACCACCAGTACGCGTGCATTCCACCGTAGTAGTACAAATAGACCTCCTGGTCGTGCGTCAAAGGCTTGAGATGAAAATTGGAACAGCCTGTCTGCGACAAGTGTCTTATACCGAAAGGACGGCGTCTGTTCCCTATTGATCGCTCAACCTGCCAGATTTCGAACTAGGGGCGACTAATCAATCCCGAACTTCGATAAGATCGGAATTTTGATCGCATCCAGGATCAGCCCAAAGAGCGCAGCCGCGACAAACTCGCAGCCCAAGATCGACGGAGATAGAGGAGCCATTAGAATTCCTCGTTGCGCCAGCAAGGTTATGATCGCGAGATCGGCGACAGAGGACAAGACTAGCCATCTTGTTGGGCGCAGCCCCCACATATGGCGACGCGCACGCAAAGCATAGATTGTCACCTGGCTCC is part of the Granulicella aggregans genome and encodes:
- a CDS encoding class I fructose-bisphosphate aldolase — protein: MNTQTLEETARMMVADGKGLLAIDESTTTCNKRFAKFDIPQTAEAHRQYRQLIVDTPGLNESISGAILFDETIRQKKDCETPFAAGLAAIGILPGIKVDLGAKPMACFPGEKVTDGLDGLRPRLAEYVQMGARFAKWRAVIAIGSRMPSMGCIKANAHALARYAALCQEVGLVPVVEPEVLMEGSHTLEVCSEVTERVLRAVFRELYSQRVKLEGMILKPNMVLPGLSCAHQESVEEIADATVACLLRSVPAAVPGIAFLSGGQTGELACARLSAINIRYKSRLPWQVSFSFGRAIQEPALSIWNGKPRNVLDAQESLYHRAKCARAAHLGSYSLTVEANHEQSDALHATGIYASAK
- the tpiA gene encoding triose-phosphate isomerase; translated protein: MNTPTRQKFVVGNWKMHSTTLEAEQLVNGVIHGLSVNNYVTVILCPPFPYLALVRDLLKGTQIALGAQNMYPEAEGAFTGEVSPTMLLDLGREYVILGHSERRHKLGESDSFINQKVECALAAGLNAILCVGETLEQRKANQTEAILDRQLTQGLANVPPEFLSQLSIAYEPVWAIGNALHHESPQQAHDALSLTRKKLSRICGEIRAQQMTLQYGGSVKPHNAAAFLGQPGLDGVLIGGASLKADQFVAIAKAAMGAMKAEVQPS
- a CDS encoding SHOCT domain-containing protein, whose product is MHAYWWFFWILIWISYFSFFTPMRRVAYRQLQSPLQLLQQRYAAGEITSEEYEERRTKLTRDARTR